Proteins from a genomic interval of Sporolactobacillus sp. Y61:
- a CDS encoding VanZ family protein — MAKYLLLLIPLYLYRYSFLYPNLDEWLNLTLIISCLILLYRRTSLHSVLDWIVGILFTVYFCILYQKTVFFVGFTFLQNHDFSPEHLKFLFSTVNLIPFRTIIDQIGQWPAAGAAGYQLSGNLLMLAPLGFSLLYFKWAKNWKQALLYAFLCTFAIEFIQFLHNLYFRLFSMGMNRSTDIDDILLNTAGALLGIGIYTLWSGITGRRTRAHQPKQSVSSK, encoded by the coding sequence ATGGCAAAATACCTGTTATTACTTATTCCACTCTACTTATACAGATACAGTTTTCTCTATCCAAATCTTGATGAATGGTTGAATTTAACACTTATCATAAGCTGTCTGATTTTGCTTTACAGACGCACGTCTCTTCACTCCGTCCTGGATTGGATCGTGGGGATTCTTTTTACCGTATATTTTTGTATTCTGTACCAAAAAACCGTTTTTTTCGTCGGGTTCACCTTTTTACAGAACCATGATTTCTCGCCTGAACACCTGAAATTCCTTTTTTCCACGGTCAATCTGATTCCATTCAGGACGATCATCGACCAGATTGGGCAATGGCCGGCAGCAGGGGCAGCAGGTTACCAGCTATCCGGCAATCTGCTGATGCTTGCACCGCTCGGCTTCTCACTGCTTTACTTTAAGTGGGCGAAGAACTGGAAACAGGCTTTGCTGTACGCTTTTCTATGTACCTTTGCCATTGAATTCATCCAGTTTCTTCACAATCTCTATTTTCGATTGTTTTCGATGGGTATGAACCGAAGCACGGACATTGATGATATTCTGTTAAACACTGCCGGAGCACTGCTCGGCATCGGGATATATACCCTCTGGTCGGGCATCACCGGCAGAAGAACGCGCGCGCATCAGCCGAAACAATCGGTGAGCAGCAAATAA
- a CDS encoding lactate permease LctP family transporter, with product MQWAQNYNPTGNMVLSFVLACIPLLFFFWCLAIKKMKGYQAGLLTVGIAVVEAVIVYRMPVDLALKATFFGGLQGLWPIGWIVITAVFLYELTVASGKFQVISDSIASITEDRRLQALLIAFSFGAFLEGTAGYGTPVAIAGGLLAGLGFNPFYAAGLCLIANTAPVAFGGVGIPILTSAQVTGIDSLSLSQMVGRQVPFLSFFVPFWLVFIMSGWKRTMEVLPAVLVSGISFAGTQYLTANFLGPELPDVTSSIVSMVCLVLLLKFWQPKSLFRFKNEIHKSEAGRDDSRRVHSFGQILQAWSPFVLLVAVICIWGGSETIKAFLSKATLLLPIPGFDQMIAQVQPIVEQVTPYGAVYKLDLLAATGTAILVTCVLSKFLVGISWKKWGTTFIMTVKKLSFPLLMIVSVLGFAYIENYSGMSATLGLGLASTGMVFPFLAPFIGWMGVFLTGSDTSSNALFSNLQKVSANQIGVDPTLLVAANSTGGVAAKMISPQSIAVATAATGLTGKEGDLFRFTILHSLLFVAITGVITLLQAYVLQWMIP from the coding sequence ATGCAGTGGGCACAAAATTATAATCCAACGGGGAACATGGTTCTATCCTTTGTCCTGGCCTGTATTCCCCTGTTATTTTTTTTCTGGTGCCTGGCCATAAAGAAGATGAAAGGTTATCAGGCCGGACTTCTGACTGTTGGGATTGCTGTTGTTGAGGCAGTTATCGTTTACAGGATGCCGGTGGATCTGGCACTGAAAGCCACGTTCTTTGGTGGTTTGCAGGGGTTATGGCCGATTGGCTGGATCGTCATTACGGCCGTCTTTCTTTACGAACTGACTGTTGCCTCAGGAAAGTTTCAGGTGATCAGTGATTCGATTGCATCGATCACGGAAGATCGGCGTCTTCAGGCGTTATTAATTGCTTTTTCGTTTGGTGCTTTTCTGGAAGGTACAGCAGGTTATGGCACCCCGGTGGCGATTGCCGGCGGGCTGCTTGCCGGTCTTGGTTTCAATCCTTTTTACGCTGCCGGGCTGTGTTTGATTGCGAATACGGCTCCAGTTGCCTTTGGCGGGGTCGGGATTCCGATTCTGACCTCTGCCCAGGTGACAGGGATAGATTCCCTTTCGTTAAGCCAGATGGTTGGGCGTCAGGTTCCCTTCTTATCATTTTTTGTTCCATTCTGGCTTGTCTTCATTATGTCAGGCTGGAAGCGAACGATGGAAGTGCTCCCGGCTGTGCTGGTCAGCGGTATTTCGTTTGCCGGTACCCAGTATCTGACAGCCAACTTTTTGGGACCGGAACTTCCGGATGTCACGTCATCCATCGTCAGTATGGTCTGTCTTGTCCTGTTATTGAAATTCTGGCAGCCCAAATCACTTTTTCGTTTTAAAAACGAAATTCATAAATCGGAAGCGGGACGCGATGATTCCAGGCGTGTGCATTCTTTTGGGCAAATTTTGCAGGCCTGGTCGCCCTTCGTCTTACTTGTTGCGGTGATTTGTATCTGGGGCGGTTCAGAGACCATCAAAGCTTTTCTGAGTAAGGCAACGTTGCTTTTGCCAATCCCCGGGTTTGATCAGATGATTGCCCAGGTACAGCCGATTGTGGAGCAGGTCACACCTTATGGGGCCGTTTATAAGCTGGATCTGCTTGCAGCAACAGGTACGGCTATTCTGGTGACCTGTGTGTTAAGCAAGTTCCTGGTTGGGATCAGCTGGAAGAAGTGGGGCACAACCTTCATCATGACGGTTAAAAAGCTGTCATTTCCGCTTCTTATGATCGTTTCCGTCCTTGGTTTTGCCTATATTGAGAACTATTCCGGAATGAGTGCGACGCTTGGTCTCGGGCTGGCATCCACCGGAATGGTGTTCCCGTTTCTGGCGCCTTTTATCGGCTGGATGGGTGTTTTCCTTACTGGCTCGGATACCTCATCGAACGCCCTGTTTTCCAATCTGCAGAAAGTTTCAGCGAATCAGATCGGTGTGGACCCGACGCTTCTGGTCGCCGCTAATTCAACAGGTGGTGTCGCAGCCAAAATGATCTCGCCTCAGTCGATTGCCGTAGCAACAGCGGCGACCGGGCTGACAGGCAAAGAAGGTGATCTGTTCCGGTTTACCATTCTGCACAGTCTGCTGTTCGTCGCGATTACCGGAGTCATCACGCTGCTTCAGGCTTACGTGCTTCAGTGGATGATTCCATGA
- a CDS encoding putative holin-like toxin gives MTVFQALTLMISFGALILMLSDRKK, from the coding sequence ATGACAGTATTTCAAGCGCTAACACTTATGATTAGTTTTGGAGCGCTTATCTTGATGCTGTCTGACAGAAAGAAATAA
- a CDS encoding putative holin-like toxin gives MTVFQAMTLMISFGVLILMLSDRKK, from the coding sequence ATGACAGTATTTCAAGCGATGACACTTATGATCAGTTTTGGAGTGCTTATCTTGATGCTGTCAGACAGAAAGAAATAA
- a CDS encoding RNA-guided endonuclease TnpB family protein → MCLQLSKSSNKHHVKLPKLGIMRFKAGIKIPEKIKSVTVRLSPTGKYYAVLLVEYEKQTFNKTGRQLGIDLGVADLVIGSDGIKFPTIRFDKILARKKHYWEKRLARRRLQAQKEIAWDKHNKVLNPRCLDDFKNYKKAKLMVAEYNEKMTNQRNDYLHKITVQLVKDNDVIVMEDLKAKNLLRNHKLSRAIVNQSWREMRRMLEYKCAWCGKTLVIVNPYKTSQICSECGYDDGKHTLDIRDWTCPGCGHHHDRDINAAKNILRLGTSLGKRVVTSA, encoded by the coding sequence TTGTGCCTACAACTGTCGAAGTCGAGTAATAAACATCATGTTAAATTACCGAAATTAGGAATTATGAGATTCAAAGCAGGAATTAAAATTCCTGAAAAAATTAAATCAGTAACTGTTCGTCTATCACCAACAGGAAAATATTATGCTGTGCTGCTTGTTGAATATGAAAAGCAAACATTCAACAAAACAGGAAGGCAATTAGGTATTGACCTGGGTGTTGCCGATTTAGTCATTGGATCTGATGGTATTAAGTTCCCTACCATTCGTTTTGACAAAATCTTAGCCAGGAAGAAACATTACTGGGAGAAACGGTTAGCTAGACGTAGATTGCAAGCTCAGAAAGAAATTGCATGGGATAAGCATAATAAGGTACTTAATCCCAGATGCCTTGATGACTTTAAAAATTATAAAAAAGCCAAATTAATGGTTGCTGAATACAATGAGAAAATGACTAATCAACGCAATGACTATCTCCATAAAATTACAGTGCAATTAGTTAAAGATAATGATGTCATTGTCATGGAAGATTTGAAAGCAAAAAATCTTCTACGCAATCACAAATTATCCAGAGCAATTGTTAATCAATCCTGGCGGGAAATGAGACGGATGCTTGAATACAAATGTGCATGGTGTGGTAAAACATTAGTCATTGTCAATCCCTATAAGACATCACAAATATGCTCGGAATGTGGTTATGATGACGGAAAGCATACGTTAGACATAAGGGACTGGACATGCCCTGGCTGTGGGCATCATCACGATAGAGATATTAACGCAGCAAAGAATATTCTTCGGCTCGGGACGAGCCTTGGTAAAAGAGTTGTGACCTCTGCCTGA
- a CDS encoding IS1634 family transposase: protein MYLRRVSRKNKDGRTVAYLQLAQNEWDSKAKYAKARVIYSFGREDQLDVDALRRLVESISRYLSPEEALRAQSEIGQAADFAFKASKRLGGVWTLDQLWKMLSMDQIIHELLAGRKHDIDVERLIFAMVANRALDPTSKLGLEEWIQDEVALPGLNEAHVHQFYRAMDLLLEMRSQLEEQVYFSTANLLNLEVDLIYFDTTSSYFEVEPQEAPEKENLRKLGYSKDKRPDLLQVVIGMAVTKEGLPIRCWVWPGNTADKTVVEEAKKDLVGWKLGRVISVMDRGFSTEDNLTTLQRAGGHYIVGEPMRSGKKIVDEAMSRKGRYQKVRNHLEVKEIVVGDGEKRQRFILAYNSKEAEKDKKQRERLVRDLEMALEDLHQLPEKKHTKAACTLRSHKLYGRYLRQLKDGQLRINRQALRDAARYDGKYLIRTSDDTLSAEEVALGYKNLMAVENGFRTLKSTLCLRPMYHRIEDRIKTHVLLNWLALLLIRLAELKTGETWPKLKHTMDQMVLGKFSSKKGDFYQRTEITAKQHEIIKALGIKVPRKICRIDLKS, encoded by the coding sequence ATGTACTTACGAAGGGTTTCTCGAAAAAATAAAGATGGTCGTACAGTAGCCTATCTGCAGCTGGCTCAAAATGAGTGGGATTCCAAGGCCAAATATGCCAAAGCAAGGGTGATTTATTCGTTCGGTCGCGAGGATCAACTGGATGTTGACGCGCTCCGTCGGCTGGTGGAAAGCATTTCAAGGTATCTCTCTCCTGAAGAAGCCCTGCGGGCTCAGTCTGAGATTGGTCAGGCGGCTGATTTTGCTTTCAAAGCATCCAAAAGGCTGGGTGGAGTCTGGACACTGGATCAGCTCTGGAAAATGCTGAGCATGGACCAGATCATTCATGAATTATTGGCGGGTCGTAAACATGATATCGACGTCGAACGACTCATCTTCGCTATGGTAGCCAATCGAGCTCTGGATCCAACAAGCAAGCTGGGGCTTGAGGAGTGGATACAGGATGAAGTGGCACTGCCCGGACTCAATGAGGCACATGTCCATCAGTTTTACCGTGCCATGGATTTACTCCTGGAAATGCGCAGCCAGCTGGAGGAACAGGTTTATTTTTCGACAGCGAATCTACTGAATCTTGAAGTCGACCTGATCTATTTTGATACAACCTCGTCCTACTTTGAGGTTGAGCCCCAGGAAGCTCCGGAAAAGGAAAATCTGCGAAAGCTGGGCTATTCCAAAGACAAACGTCCGGATCTGCTGCAGGTGGTCATCGGCATGGCCGTTACGAAGGAAGGCTTGCCCATCCGATGCTGGGTCTGGCCAGGTAACACGGCGGATAAAACAGTCGTTGAAGAGGCCAAAAAGGATTTAGTTGGCTGGAAGCTGGGACGGGTGATCAGTGTGATGGACCGTGGCTTTTCCACGGAGGACAATCTAACGACGCTGCAGCGTGCCGGAGGGCATTATATTGTTGGTGAGCCCATGCGTTCCGGTAAGAAAATTGTGGATGAAGCGATGTCCCGCAAGGGACGTTATCAAAAGGTTCGCAACCATCTTGAGGTTAAGGAGATTGTCGTCGGGGACGGAGAAAAGCGGCAGCGTTTTATCCTCGCCTACAACTCAAAAGAAGCAGAGAAAGATAAGAAACAGCGGGAACGACTGGTTCGTGATTTGGAGATGGCTCTGGAAGACTTACATCAGTTGCCTGAAAAGAAGCATACCAAAGCGGCCTGTACCCTGCGGTCACATAAGCTTTATGGTCGTTATCTTCGCCAGCTGAAGGACGGGCAGCTGAGAATTAATCGGCAGGCGCTTCGAGATGCGGCGCGTTATGACGGGAAATACCTGATTCGAACATCGGATGACACCCTGTCCGCAGAAGAAGTGGCGCTGGGATACAAGAACCTGATGGCTGTAGAAAATGGATTCCGAACCTTAAAGTCTACACTCTGTCTTCGACCGATGTACCATCGGATCGAGGATCGGATTAAGACGCACGTTTTACTGAACTGGCTGGCTCTGCTTCTTATTCGGCTGGCGGAACTGAAGACCGGTGAAACCTGGCCAAAACTGAAACATACCATGGATCAGATGGTTCTGGGCAAATTTTCTTCAAAAAAAGGAGACTTCTATCAAAGGACGGAAATCACCGCAAAACAGCATGAAATCATTAAGGCTCTTGGGATAAAGGTCCCTCGAAAGATATGTCGAATCGACCTTAAATCCTAG
- a CDS encoding transposase, producing MVLKGLKLRIYPNKEQKLKIKLNFGYNRFVWNQMLNMMIERYHNNPDSSFLSAFALNNMLKALKMEYPWLKDAESTSLQCTNHDLVEAYKKFFKEHTGFPKFKSKKYPKQSFQSKCVGKNMKQVNTRLRQFLGTQKSENRRQVACFRTFNFYMCVSRI from the coding sequence ATGGTATTAAAAGGTTTAAAGTTAAGAATATATCCTAACAAAGAACAAAAACTTAAAATTAAATTAAACTTTGGCTATAACCGTTTTGTGTGGAATCAGATGTTAAACATGATGATTGAACGATACCACAACAATCCCGACTCTTCTTTTCTTAGCGCTTTTGCATTGAATAACATGCTTAAAGCCTTGAAGATGGAGTATCCATGGTTAAAAGATGCTGAGAGTACCAGTTTACAATGTACGAATCATGATCTGGTGGAAGCATATAAAAAGTTTTTCAAAGAACATACCGGTTTTCCAAAGTTTAAATCAAAGAAATATCCGAAACAAAGTTTTCAATCAAAATGTGTAGGTAAAAACATGAAACAAGTTAATACTCGACTTCGACAGTTTCTAGGTACACAAAAGTCCGAAAACAGGCGACAGGTAGCCTGTTTTCGGACTTTTAATTTTTATATGTGTGTATCTAGGATTTAA
- a CDS encoding IS5 family transposase, producing MVYRIKTVQLSKESFGQELGVSLSPENKWVQLADQLPWTRMEDVYRVLFPSSRGRACKPFRLLFGAQLIKQSTGLSDADLIKAIRDTPAYQYFIGCPTYVVSRPFDPSALTHFRKRIAPISTQLRQIMGAWCKDRLQGSVGSDRTTILDATVTPVNIRFPKDHSLLNQARTFLEKMITELAHQLHVPMPRTYKREAHKAYVTFTKKSRRTAKETRHQVKAQLQYMRRDLRYVEELRAKGGELTERQRSRLTTIQQLFTQQEYMYRNKTHRVDHRIVSLSQPYVRPIKHGKAKQNTESGPKIDASIQDGIIEIERVDFNAFNESTDFQKAIERYKEQHDHYPDEVLADKLYRNRENIAFAKERGIAIIGPKLGRKPKNVDEKQRRADNAAARDAENRRGEIERRFAFIKQKCGPGLVRAKTAETIAVTIDMGITIANIDTVLRLFSLALLLVIKIKDTYLTISYKIGEKTDFYQSDSASTN from the coding sequence ATGGTTTATCGGATAAAAACGGTTCAACTTTCAAAAGAGTCTTTCGGTCAGGAACTGGGTGTCTCCTTAAGCCCGGAAAATAAATGGGTTCAGCTCGCGGATCAGTTGCCGTGGACCCGGATGGAGGATGTTTATCGTGTCCTTTTTCCGTCTTCACGTGGCCGAGCGTGCAAACCCTTTCGGCTTCTGTTTGGCGCCCAGCTCATTAAACAGTCCACGGGCCTTTCCGATGCTGATTTGATCAAGGCCATTCGGGATACGCCTGCTTATCAGTACTTCATCGGTTGTCCCACGTACGTGGTCAGCCGACCCTTTGACCCTTCTGCCCTTACACATTTTCGGAAACGGATCGCCCCCATCAGTACCCAGTTGCGTCAAATCATGGGCGCCTGGTGTAAAGACCGGCTTCAAGGCAGCGTGGGCAGCGACCGGACGACGATCCTTGATGCCACGGTCACGCCAGTCAACATTCGCTTTCCAAAGGACCATTCATTACTCAATCAGGCCCGCACCTTCCTTGAAAAGATGATTACGGAACTGGCTCATCAGCTCCACGTCCCCATGCCACGGACGTACAAACGGGAAGCACATAAAGCGTATGTCACCTTCACCAAGAAGTCCCGTCGCACAGCTAAAGAAACGCGCCACCAAGTCAAAGCACAACTGCAATACATGCGACGTGACTTGCGTTATGTCGAAGAGCTGCGCGCAAAAGGCGGTGAATTGACAGAGAGACAACGCAGCCGACTGACCACGATCCAGCAGCTGTTTACGCAGCAGGAGTACATGTACCGAAATAAGACCCATCGAGTGGATCATCGGATTGTCAGTCTGTCCCAGCCATACGTGCGCCCAATCAAGCACGGCAAGGCGAAACAAAACACTGAGTCTGGTCCGAAAATTGATGCCTCGATTCAAGACGGGATCATCGAAATCGAACGGGTCGATTTCAACGCATTTAATGAAAGTACCGACTTTCAAAAGGCCATTGAGCGCTATAAAGAACAGCACGATCATTACCCTGACGAAGTGTTAGCCGACAAACTGTACCGCAATCGTGAAAACATCGCGTTTGCCAAAGAGCGAGGCATTGCGATTATCGGACCCAAACTCGGGCGCAAGCCCAAGAACGTTGATGAAAAGCAACGACGCGCCGACAACGCAGCAGCACGTGACGCTGAAAATCGTCGAGGGGAAATTGAACGTCGTTTTGCTTTTATCAAGCAAAAGTGCGGTCCTGGTTTAGTACGCGCCAAAACCGCTGAAACAATTGCAGTCACCATTGATATGGGGATCACGATAGCGAATATCGATACGGTCTTACGCCTTTTTTCTTTGGCCCTTTTACTTGTCATAAAAATCAAGGATACGTACCTGACGATTAGCTACAAAATAGGGGAAAAGACTGATTTTTACCAGTCTGATTCAGCATCCACTAACTAA
- the gdhA gene encoding NADP-specific glutamate dehydrogenase, whose product MQTIEDIKKSGTPAVRDYVSEVFETVKHRNPFEHEFHQAVEEVFNSLVPVLEKHPKYMEQGILERIVEPERAISFRVPWVDDRGKVQVNRGFRVQFNSAIGPYKGGLRFHPSVNSSIVKFLGFEQILKNSLTGQPIGGAKGGSDFDPKGKSDGEIMRFCQAFMQELYRHIGPDVDVPAGDIGVGGREIGFLFGMYKKLRGNNEPGVLTGKGLTYGGSLARTEATGYGVIYFVEEMLKDKGLSFKGSTVVVSGSGNVAIYAIEKAQQLGAKVVACSDSNGYIYDENGLNVETIKQIKEVERKRIYEYVNDHPQAQYFEGSSGIWSISCDIALPCATQNEIDVNSAQTLVSNGVKAIGEGANMPSTLEAVNVFLNSGVLFAPAKAANAGGVAVSALEMAQNSARLSWSFEKVDSKLHEIMVNIYRNSVKAAEEYGYPGNLVVGANIAGFTKVADAMVAQGLI is encoded by the coding sequence ATGCAAACTATCGAGGATATAAAAAAATCGGGAACACCAGCAGTGAGAGACTACGTGAGTGAGGTGTTTGAAACGGTAAAACACCGCAACCCTTTTGAACATGAATTTCATCAGGCTGTTGAGGAAGTTTTCAACTCCCTCGTGCCTGTTTTGGAAAAACATCCAAAATATATGGAGCAAGGCATTTTAGAAAGAATTGTGGAACCGGAAAGAGCGATTTCTTTCCGCGTCCCCTGGGTAGATGATAGAGGTAAAGTTCAAGTAAATCGAGGGTTCCGCGTTCAATTTAACAGTGCAATTGGACCATATAAAGGCGGACTTCGCTTCCACCCATCTGTAAATTCCAGCATTGTTAAATTTCTAGGCTTTGAGCAAATTTTAAAAAATTCCTTAACCGGTCAACCAATTGGTGGCGCTAAAGGCGGCTCTGACTTTGATCCCAAGGGTAAATCTGATGGTGAAATCATGCGTTTCTGCCAGGCCTTTATGCAAGAGCTATATCGTCATATCGGACCTGATGTCGATGTTCCGGCAGGAGATATCGGCGTAGGGGGCAGAGAAATTGGTTTCCTGTTTGGTATGTACAAGAAGCTTCGCGGCAATAATGAACCGGGCGTACTTACCGGTAAGGGACTTACTTACGGCGGAAGCCTGGCAAGAACTGAAGCAACCGGCTATGGTGTTATTTATTTTGTTGAAGAAATGCTGAAGGATAAGGGTCTAAGCTTCAAAGGAAGTACCGTCGTTGTCTCCGGATCAGGAAATGTTGCCATTTATGCCATTGAAAAAGCGCAACAGCTCGGCGCTAAAGTTGTTGCCTGCAGTGATTCTAATGGTTATATCTATGATGAAAACGGCTTAAATGTTGAAACGATTAAGCAAATTAAAGAGGTTGAGCGTAAGAGAATTTACGAATACGTCAATGATCATCCACAAGCACAATACTTTGAAGGGAGCTCAGGCATTTGGTCCATTTCATGTGACATTGCCCTTCCTTGTGCAACACAAAATGAAATTGATGTAAACTCTGCACAAACCCTGGTATCAAATGGGGTTAAGGCAATTGGTGAAGGGGCTAACATGCCGTCCACTCTTGAAGCAGTGAATGTCTTCTTAAACAGTGGAGTACTATTTGCACCGGCGAAAGCTGCAAATGCCGGCGGTGTTGCGGTTTCAGCTCTGGAAATGGCTCAAAACAGTGCAAGACTGTCCTGGTCATTTGAAAAAGTTGACAGCAAGCTGCATGAAATTATGGTTAACATTTACCGTAACAGCGTAAAGGCTGCTGAAGAATACGGATACCCCGGCAACTTAGTAGTTGGAGCAAATATCGCCGGATTTACAAAAGTAGCTGATGCGATGGTTGCACAAGGTTTAATTTAA
- a CDS encoding putative holin-like toxin, producing the protein MKHMCGPRRPYRLGVKPMTVFQAITLMISFGVLVLMLSDRKKK; encoded by the coding sequence ATGAAGCATATGTGCGGACCGCGACGCCCTTATAGATTGGGGGTGAAGCCGATGACAGTATTTCAAGCGATCACACTGATGATTAGTTTTGGTGTGCTCGTCCTCATGCTGTCAGATAGAAAAAAGAAATGA
- a CDS encoding putative holin-like toxin, whose amino-acid sequence MTVFQAITLMISFGVLVLMLSDRKK is encoded by the coding sequence ATGACAGTATTTCAAGCGATCACACTAATGATTAGTTTTGGCGTGCTCGTCCTTATGCTGTCAGACAGAAAGAAATAA
- a CDS encoding putative holin-like toxin: MKHMSGCGDTLLKGGGPMPVFQAITLMINFGVLVLMLSDKKK, translated from the coding sequence ATGAAGCATATGAGCGGATGCGGTGACACCCTCTTGAAAGGGGGTGGGCCCATGCCAGTATTTCAAGCGATCACACTGATGATCAATTTTGGTGTGCTCGTCCTGATGCTGTCAGATAAAAAGAAATAA
- a CDS encoding DUF2935 domain-containing protein: MGYTDNYERDAYGIVAFWLRSNLEHGQFFDREISHHELELARANQSMVQSLGGIWQRAEEKQGDLGILINESQQAISEFRHFLMLGMNKALHCDLIVSTPVALMDHMIREAEESQKVFGLIQSGGQVFVADSVIHESTFWLRQMADHLAFVQHYLDPTNYDLQDKVRGMTQKFERLFLQANALRTIVRKPRTEMLPVLNTFRQIVINEARDLEAFKLELDALIKQCAAITTAPRNILEHVAREAHHLWRNLEEGIIA; the protein is encoded by the coding sequence ATGGGATATACGGATAACTACGAAAGGGATGCATATGGGATAGTAGCCTTCTGGTTGCGAAGTAATTTAGAGCATGGTCAATTTTTTGACAGGGAAATAAGTCATCATGAATTGGAATTAGCACGTGCAAATCAGAGTATGGTTCAGAGTTTGGGAGGGATATGGCAGAGGGCGGAAGAGAAACAGGGGGATTTGGGTATTTTAATTAATGAATCGCAACAAGCGATAAGTGAATTTCGTCATTTCCTTATGCTTGGCATGAATAAGGCTTTACACTGTGACTTGATTGTTTCAACGCCAGTAGCACTTATGGATCATATGATACGAGAAGCCGAGGAGTCCCAGAAAGTATTTGGGTTAATACAAAGTGGCGGTCAAGTGTTTGTAGCGGATTCGGTCATCCATGAAAGTACGTTTTGGTTGAGACAAATGGCTGATCATCTTGCTTTTGTTCAGCATTATTTAGATCCAACAAATTATGACCTGCAAGATAAGGTAAGGGGAATGACACAAAAGTTTGAGCGACTTTTTCTCCAGGCAAACGCACTCAGAACAATAGTACGAAAACCACGCACTGAGATGCTGCCAGTTTTAAATACTTTCAGGCAAATAGTCATTAATGAAGCAAGGGATTTAGAAGCATTTAAATTAGAATTAGATGCTCTGATCAAGCAGTGCGCGGCTATTACTACTGCACCGCGAAACATATTGGAACATGTTGCCAGAGAAGCCCACCACCTATGGAGAAATTTAGAGGAAGGAATTATCGCATAA